In one Solanum lycopersicum chromosome 11, SLM_r2.1 genomic region, the following are encoded:
- the LOC101268633 gene encoding 40S ribosomal protein S18-like has protein sequence MSLVANEDFQHILRVQNTNVDGKQKIMFAMTSIKGIGRRFANIACKKADIDMNKRAGELTAAELDSLMVVVANPRQFKIPDWFLNRQKDYKDGKFSQVTSNALDMKLRDDLERLKKIRNHRGLRHYWGLRVRGQHTKTTGRRGKTVGVSKKR, from the exons ATG TCTCTGGTTGCGAACGAAGATTTTCAGCACATTCTTCGTGTGCAAAACACAAATGTTGATGGAAAGCAGAAGATCATGTTCGCTATGACCTCTATCAAAGGTATCGGTCGCCGTTTTGCTAACATTGCTTGCAAAAAAGCCGATATCGATATGAACAAGag GGCTGGTGAACTTACTGCTGCAGAGCTTGACAGCTTGATGGTAGTTGTGGCTAATCCTCGCCAATTCAAAATCCCAGATTGGTTTTTGAACAGGCAGAAGGATTACAAGGATGGCAAGTTTTCCCAAGTTACATCTAATGCCCTTGACATGAAACTTAGGGATGACTTGGAAAGGCTGAAGAAGATCAG GAATCACCGTGGTTTGCGTCACTACTGGGGCCTCCGTGTTCGCGGTCAGCACACAAAGACCACTGGTCGCAGGGGAAAGACTGTTGGTGTCTCCAAGAAGAGATAA
- the LOC101262770 gene encoding F-box/FBD/LRR-repeat protein At5g56420-like, translating into MDKTSPELPTEILHQILSLLPTKTAARTALLSKSWLNACSTKPHLSFDISDPVEYQAHEFLRIVDNTLERYQRDNNLPVSSFELCISYYDQIYCDGLVDKWLDIITDKRATKVSLFVKSKTKEYTERYNLYVHNIFKMKFIQHLELNHCQLLLTKRKAFFYDDKIKCENLKNITLCCVTISQLALESLISCCAQIEKVSIQYCVGFNSIRVSKSLPKLWCFSIFCCPVVEVEIIDAPKLLSFEYVNKGDSAPYSSHDNLHTCLRTIDIGTCQNLRKVEFVKVTVDYLDLFKLIRKLHSVKELILHYCRYLRKIQISSSSLEVCSVVQCDLVEEVIFDTPKLHSLAFSDQDRLPSLSFERAPSQCRVSIRIDILWDVEHLMNLRRFLVELCDQVVDLTLCTISKSLILPRGIYRLPTLEVENLELSYSDITTATYSFYYDVMFAICLPKILTLQCDENLRKFLRQQWLKKRESRFIKCTWKKYLINAEIEYKKRNGDDWMTLDRKILVANPRIIEEIYTIRFKKIQRIENNKYSYTPRCIPRWIVH; encoded by the exons ATGGACAAAACTTCACCAGAGTTACCAACAGAAATCCTTCATCAAATACTCTCTCTTCTCCCAACTAAAACTGCTGCTCGAACTGCATTGTTGTCCAAATCATGGCTAAATGCATGCTCTACGAAACCTCATCTCTCTTTCGATATATCTGATCCTGTAGAATATCAAGCTCATGAATTCCTGAGAATCGTAGATAATACTTTAGAAAGGTATCAGCGCGATAATAATCTACCTGTTTCATCTTTTGAGCTTTGCATCTCCTATTATGATCAAATTTATTGTGATGGTCTAGTCGATAAATGGTTAGATATCATAACAGATAAAAGAGCGACAAAGGTTTCACTTTTTGTGAAAAGCAAAACTAAAGAATATACAGAAAGATATAATTTGTATGTTCATAACATATTTAAGATGAAATTCATACAACATTTGGAGTTAAATCATTGCCAACTATTACTAACGAAACGAAAAGCATTCTTTTATGATGATAAAATTAAGTGCGAAAACTTGAAAAACATAACCTTGTGTTGTGTTACCATTTCTCAATTAGCACTCGAAAGCCTGATTTCGTGTTGTGCTCAGATTGAGAAAGTATCAATACAATACTGTGTCGGGTTCAATAGCATTCGTGTTTCAAAATCTCTTCCTAAGCTTTGGTGTTTTAGCATCTTTTGCTGCCCAGTTGTGGAAGTTGAAATTATTGATGCACCAAAACTGCTATCTTTTGAATATGTGAACAAAGGTGATTCCGCGCCTTATTCATCTCATGATAATCTTCACACATGTTTGCGAACAATAGACATTGGTACTTGTCAAAATCTCAGAAAGGTAGAATTTGTGAAGGTCACAGTCGATTATTTGGATCTCTTCAAGCTTATACGAAAACTACACTCTGTGAAGGAGTTAATTTTGCACTACTGTAGGTACTTGAGAAAAATCCAAATCTCAAGTTCATCCCTCGAGGTCTGTAGCGTAGTTCAGTGTGATTTAGTAGAGGAAGTCATATTTGATACGCCTAAATTACACTCCTTAGCCTTCTCGGATCAAGATAGACTACCTTCTTTATCTTTTGAAAGGGCTCCGAGTCAATGCAGAGTTTCCATAAGGATTGACATTTTATGGGACGTTGAGCATCTCATGAACTTACGGAGATTTCTAGTTGAGTTGTGTGATCAAGTGGTAGATTTAACGTTGTGTACTATCTCTAAAAGCTTGATCTTACCAAGAGGAATTTATCGTCTTCCTACACTTGAAGTCGAGAATTTGGAACTGTCTTATAGTGATATTACAACCGCGACATATTCATTTTACTATGATGTCATGTTTGCAATTTGTTTGCCAAAGATTTTAACGTTACAGTGTGATGAGAATCTAAGGAAGTTTCTTCGTCAGCAATGGTTGAAGAAGAGAGAAAGTAGATTTATCAAATGTACTTGGAAAAAGTATCTCATAAATGCTGAGATAGAGTACAAGAAAAGGAACGGAGACGATTGGATGACCCTTGATAGGAAGATATTGGTAGCTAACCCTCGTATCATTGAAGAGATCTATACAATCCGCTTCAAGAAAATTCaaagaattgaaaataataagtaTTCGTATACTCCAAG ATGCATTCCAAGATGGATAGTTCATTGA